The proteins below are encoded in one region of Mangifera indica cultivar Alphonso chromosome 7, CATAS_Mindica_2.1, whole genome shotgun sequence:
- the LOC123220257 gene encoding bifunctional 3-dehydroquinate dehydratase/shikimate dehydrogenase, chloroplastic-like produces the protein MGSLPFTTSDLQTSTSGVWSSPTLLCTPLMGTTVDQMLIEMRKAKEIGADIVEIRLDCLRNFNPRQDLEILIKQSPLPTLVTYRPIWEGGQYEGDENKRQDALRLAMEFGASYIDVELEVAHDFNMSISGKKPDNFKVIVSSHNFHNTPSSEAIGNLVARIQATGADIVKIATTALDITDCARIFQIMVHSQIPTIGIVMGERGLISRLLGPKYGGYLTYGALEAGAISAPGQPTAKDLLELYNFRLINPDTKIYGIIGKPVGHSKSPLLFNASFKSVGLNAIYLHFLVDDVAKFFNTYSTPDFGGCSCTIPHKEAALKCMDDIDPIAKKIGAINNICRRPDGKLYAFNTDYIGAISAIEDGLRELNGKAPGGTESPLAGKLFIVLGAGGAGKSLAYGGAQKGARVVVANRTFERAKELADKVGGKAMTLEEVEHFHPEEGMVLANTTSVGMKPKIDETPLPKHALKHYCLVFDAIYTPKDTRLLREAKETGAVIVYGTEMLIRQGFEQYKNFTGLPAPEELFRQLMEKHA, from the exons ATGGGAAGCCTTCCG TTCACTACGTCAGATCTTCAAACGAGCACGAGTGGGGTTTGGAGCAGTCCAACTTTGCTATGTACGCCATTGATGGGCACCACAGTGGACCAGATGCTGATTGAGATGCGAAAAGCCAAGGAAATTGGTGCTGACATTGTTGAAATCCGACTCGACTGCTTGAGAAACTTCAATCCTCGTCAAGATCTTGAAATTCTTATTAAACAATCTCCCCTGCCTACTCTTGTCACCTACAG ACCAATTTGGGAAGGAGGTCAGTATGAAGGTGATGAAAACAAAAGACAAGATGCTCTCCGTTTGGCAATGGAATTCGGCGCAAGCTACATTGATGTTGAGCTTGAG GTTGCTCATGACTTCAACATGTCAATTTCTGGGAAGAAACCTGATAACTTCAAAGTCATTGTTTCTTCCCACAATTTTCACAATACACCATCATCTGAGGCCATTGGCAATCTGGTGGCTAGAATACAAGCCACTGGAGCTGACATAGTGAAGATTGCAACTACTGCATTAGACATCACAGATTGTGCGCGCATTTTTCAGATAATGGTGCATTCTCAG ATTCCAACAATAGGGATTGTTATGGGCGAGAGGGGTCTGATTTCTCGCTTACTTGGTCCTAAATATGGTGGATATCTCACTTATGGTGCTCTTGAGGCCGGCGCTATTTCAGCTCCTGGCCAACCAACAGCAAAGGACTTGCTGGAGTTATACAACTTCAGACTTATAAACCCTGATACCAAAATCTATGGCATCATTGGGAAACCTGTTGGCCACAGCAAGAGTCCTCTTTTATTCAATGCATCATTCAAGTCTGTTGGTCTTAATGCAATTTATCTGCATTTCCTAGTAGATGATGTGGCAAAGTTTTTCAACACCTATTCAACCCCTGATTTTGGTGGATGCAG CTGCACAATCCCTCATAAGGAAGCTGCACTTAAATGCATGGATGATATTGATCCTATTGCAAAG AAAATTGGAGCCATTAATAACATTTGCCGTAGGCCCGATGGCAAATTATATGCCTTTAACACTGACTATATTGGCGCCATTTCTGCTATCGAGGATGGACTAAGAG AATTAAATGGAAAAGCTCCTGGTGGAACTGAATCGCCCTTAGCTGGTAAACTATTCATTGTTCTCGGAGCTGGTGGCGCCGGCAAGTCACTTGCCTATGGTGGTGCACAAAAGGGAGCAAGAGTTGTTGTGGCAAATAGGACATTTG AAAGAGCTAAAGAACTTGCAGACAAAGTTGGGGGAAAAGCTATGACTCTTGAAGAAGTGGAGCATTTCCATCCTGAAGAAGGAATGGTTCTTGCAAACACTACATCAGTGGGAATGAAGCCTAAAATTGATGAGACCCCCTTGCCCAAG CATGCCCTGAAGCATTATTGCTTAGTATTCGATGCCATTTACACGCCAAAAGACACCAGACTCCTGAGGGAGGCAAAAGAAACTGGAGCCGTCATAGTTTATGGCACAGAAATGTTGATCCGCCAGGGGTTTGAACAATACAAGAACTTCACTGGTTTGCCCG CCCCAGAAGAACTGTTCAGGCAACTCATGGAGAAACATGCATAA
- the LOC123221043 gene encoding bifunctional 3-dehydroquinate dehydratase/shikimate dehydrogenase, chloroplastic-like has product MTLGSVPLATTDLKIVDGGRKNSTLICAPVMAETVDQMLVQMGKAKELGADLVEVRIDYLKNFSPRSDLSILIKQAPLPTLITYRPKWEGGEYDGDESKRQDALRMAIELGANFVDVELKVAQEFYNSIRGKKPEKVKIIVSSHNYENTPTVEEIGNLVATIQATGADIVKVATTAVEITDNARIFQVLVHSQVPTIAIAMAERGLMSRILSAKYGGFLTFGSIEAARVSAPGQPTITDLLELYNFRLIAADTKIHGVIGKPIGHSKSPHLYNSAFRALGFNGIYLPLLVDSVANFINTFSSPDFVGYSYTIPHKEDGLRCCDEIDPIAKEIGAISCMIRRPTDGKLMGYNVDYLGAIAAIEEALQASNGAPASGSPLAGKLFVVMGAGGAGKALAYGGYEKGARVVVANRTYAKAKELASKVGGQAITLDELKDFHPEEGMILANTTSVGMKPRIEDSPLPKEALKYYSLVFDAIYTPKWTRLLQEAKDCGAIVVFGTEMFINQAFVQVERFTGLPAPKQLMRDVLARNT; this is encoded by the exons ATGACTCTCGGCAGCGTTCCG TTGGCTACTACGGATCTTAAAATTGTGGATGGAGGTAGAAAAAATTCGACATTGATATGTGCTCCGGTAATGGCGGAAACAGTTGATCAGATGCTGGTTCAGATGGGAAAGGCAAAAGAACTTGGCGCTGACCTGGTTGAAGTTCGCATTGATTATTTGAAGAATTTCAGTCCTAGAAGTGATCTCAGTATCTTGATCAAACAAGCTCCTTTGCCTACTCTAATCACTTACAG ACCGAAATGGGAGGGCGGTGAGTATGATGGTGATGAAAGCAAACGGCAAGATGCACTCCGTATGGCCATAGAATTGGGAGCAAACTTTGTTGATGTTGAGCTCaag GTAGCTCAAGAGTTCTACAATTCCATTCGAGGGAAGAAGCCTGAAAAGGTCAAAATAATTGTTTCTTCCCACAATTATGAAAATACTCCAACAGTTGAGGAGATTGGCAATCTTGTAGCAACAATACAGGCTACTGGAGCTGACATAGTGAAGGTTGCAACAACTGCTGTGGAGATCACGGACAATGCAAGAATCTTTCAAGTACTTGTTCACTCTCAA GTCCCGACAATTGCAATTGCTATGGCTGAGAGGGGTTTAATGTCACGGATTCTTTCTGCTAAGTATGGGGGATTTCTCACTTTTGGTTCAATAGAGGCAGCACGGGTATCTGCCCCCGGGCAACCAACTATTACAGACTTGCTAGAGTTATACAATTTCAGACTGATAGCTGCTGATACGAAAATACATGGAGTTATTGGAAAACCTATTGGCCATAGCAAAAGTCCTCATCTTTACAACTCTGCTTTTAGGGCTCTTGGATTTAATGGAATATATCTACCTTTGTTGGTTGATAGTGTTGCTAATTTTATCAACACTTTCTCATCCCCTGACTTTGTTGGATACAG TTACACAATTCCTCACAAAGAGGATGGACTAAGGTGTTGTGATGAGATTGATCCCATTGCCAAG GAAATCGGAGCCATTAGTTGCATGATCAGAAGACCAACTGATGGGAAGTTGATGGGTTACAATGTTGATTACCTTGGAGCTATTGCAGCTATTGAAGAGGCATTACAAG CATCAAATGGTGCCCCCGCATCTGGTTCCCCATTAGCTGGTAAATTATTTGTAGTCATGGGGGCTGGCGGCGCTGGGAAGGCACTTGCATATGGTGGATATGAGAAGGGAGCAAGAGTTGTAGTTGCCAATCGTACATATG CAAAAGCCAAAGAACTTGCCAGTAAAGTTGGAGGACAGGCTATAACTCTCGATGAATTAAAAGATTTCCATCCAGAAGAAGGAATGATTCTTGCAAATACAACATCAGTAGGAATGAAACCGAGGATTGAAGACTCTCCTTTACCAAAG GAAGCTCTCAAGTACTACTCTTTGGTCTTTGACGCCATTTATACACCAAAATGGACGAGACTTCTACAAGAAGCAAAAGACTGTGGAGCTATTGTTGTTTTCGGAACGGAAATGTTCATCAATCAAGCATTTGTACAGGTTGAAAGGTTCACTGGGTTACCTG CACCAAAACAACTGATGAGGGATGTGCTGGCAAGAAATACATAA
- the LOC123221044 gene encoding uncharacterized protein LOC123221044 isoform X1, which translates to MECNKDEAMRAKQIAEAKMQKGDFSAAQKIARKAQQLFPELDNVSQMLTVCDVHCSAQNKSLGSEMDWYGVLQVEQSADEITIKKQFRKLALLLHPDKNKFSGAEAAFKLIGEAHRVLSDKTKRSVYDMKFRAVAARTSMPRPPPPPPQKQQSQRNPFIKKQHGPASKFPNGPRPQYGTANPIPKATNSQFTGSPLQNVQDAFWTCCSNCGIRYQYYRNFVNRVLRCQSCKQSFTAYDLGTQPTGFTWSQFPRQNVPSSGIQNGFPNPGPSNVASQNNSRKPSGTKVPDKSPWLHPVSNARNFAQVDLSCKIQKKIDDFVTAKEGVRMSKPDLVNGKEGAKWSKPNVVNGKEGFGMPKSNVGKHDESGASRSSSKKRKRKLAEESSESCEVDNSDEEQKVEVQETGGNLAGQNFGSGIGQRLRRSSRQKQGVSYKDDIDDDFVSPSKRPKESKQSNFRGEKVKDDCVLGGASNDYKSAVSAKENKRESKQESTFSVDENLTNKKSKSEEGEEIVDAINPSIEYPGADFTNFDTNKAENCFAVNQVWAIYDTWDGMPRFYARIKRVFSPLFKLRITWLYPDPDDENDILWCDADLPIACGKYVNGETEDTEDLLMFSHQITLIKGAGRQYLIYPKVGETWAIFRDWDSKWSSDPKKHKPPYQFDFVEVLTDFNENTGIGVSYLGKVTGFVSLFQRAAHNGVLSICVGPLELCRFSHRIPSVRMSGKEREGVPEGSFELDPASLPTYLHKPVDPSDVKIESKKLETEANGSCTKSPEAKVQSVITQPKGNTCSTDERIENPKKLQDDCAMNAAKVRKSPRDLSKKSNQVNGSQCTTQEDIKLSDAGKDEKHINIAQSIGNASSIQCNENLPLHVRDVNSASVMEVSNASTPRSTSRKIAELECHDFKGEKSDDKFQVDQIWALYNDSDRMPKMYGQVNKIESTPVFRLHVSLLEACAVTEDQLRPVCCGAFKVKNGKSNILLPSAFSHQLKAESVGRNIIEIYPRKGEVWAVYKNWNSEPTCSNRDKCECDIVEVLEDHEQSTKVVVLTCFNGSQSLYRAPRSQRTKTGLMEIPRADVARFSHQIPAFQLPGEKDNQLKGYWQLDPLAIPGIVILD; encoded by the coding sequence ATGGAGTGCAACAAAGATGAGGCTATGAGGGCCAAACAGATTGCAGAAGCCAAGATGCAGAAAGGAGACTTTTCAGCGGCACAAAAGATTGCTCGCAAGGCTCAACAACTCTTCCCTGAGCTTGATAATGTTTCTCAAATGTTGACAGTATGTGATGTTCACTGTTCTGCACAGAATAAAAGTTTGGGTTCAGAAATGGATTGGTATGGAGTCCTTCAGGTTGAACAGTCAGCCGATGAGATCACCATCAAGAAGCAGTTTAGAAAGCTTGCTCTTTTACTTCATCCAGATAAGAACAAATTTTCTGGTGCTGAGGCTGCTTTCAAGTTGATTGGGGAAGCACATAGGGTGCTGTCAGACAAGACAAAACGTTCTGTATATGACATGAAGTTTAGAGCAGTAGCAGCAAGAACTTCTATGCCCCGACCGCCGCCGCCGCCACCACAGAAGCAGCAGTCACAAAGGAACCCTTTTATCAAGAAACAACATGGGCCTGCAAGTAAATTTCCGAATGGTCCTCGTCCACAGTATGGGACTGCAAATCCTATCCCAAAAGCTACTAATTCACAGTTTACAGGCTCACCTCTCCAAAATGTGCAGGACGCATTCTGGACTTGCTGTTCCAATTGTGGTATAAGGTACCAATACTACAGAAATTTTGTAAATAGGGTACTACGCTGTCAAAGTTGCAAACAGTCCTTCACGGCCTATGATTTAGGTACTCAACCAACAGGATTTACCTGGAGTCAGTTCCCCCGTCAGAATGTACCAAGTTCTGGGATTCAGAATGGTTTTCCAAATCCAGGGCCTTCTAATGTGGCCTCACAAAATAACAGTAGAAAGCCTTCTGGTACAAAAGTTCCTGATAAATCTCCATGGTTACATCCAGTCTCAAATGCAAGAAATTTTGCTCAGGTTGATTTGAGTTGTAAGATCCAAAAGAAAATAGATGATTTTGTGACTGCAAAGGAAGGTGTACGAATGTCAAAGCCTGATTTAGTAAATGGAAAGGAAGGTGCCAAATGGTCCAAGCCTAATGTAGTTAATGGGAAGGAAGGTTTTGGAATGCCAAAGTCCAATGTTGGAAAGCATGATGAATCTGGAGCCTCAAGAAGTTCAAGcaagaagagaaagaggaaaTTAGCTGAAGAATCCAGTGAAAGCTGTGAGGTTGACAACAGTGATGAAGAGCAGAAGGTGGAGGTTCAAGAAACTGGTGGTAATCTTGCTGGACAAAATTTTGGATCTGGTATAGGCCAACGGCTTAGAAGATCTTCAAGGCAAAAACAAGGTGTTTCTTACAAAGATGATATAGATGATGATTTTGTGAGCCCTTCGAAGAGGCCAAAGGAGAGCAAACAATCCAATTTCAGGGGAGAGAAGGTGAAAGACGATTGTGTACTTGGTGGGGCATCCAATGACTATAAATCAGCTGTTTCTGCCAAGGAAAATAAGAGAGAGTCGAAACAAGAATCCACTTTTTCTGTTGACGAAaacttgacaaataaaaaaagcaaatCTGAGGAAGGCGAAGAAATTGTTGATGCAATAAATCCAAGTATCGAATATCCTGGTGCAGATTTCACCAATTTTGATACAAATAAGGCAGAAAACTGTTTTGCTGTTAATCAAGTTTGGGCTATTTATGATACATGGGACGGCATGCCAAGATTCTATGCTCGGATCAAGAGAGTTTTTTCACCTCTGTTCAAGCTACGGATTACTTGGCTCTATCCTGATCCtgatgatgaaaatgatattCTTTGGTGTGATGCTGATCTGCCGATTGCCTGTGGTAAGTATGTAAATGGGGAGACTGAAGACACTGAAGATCTTCTAATGTTTTCTCATCAGATAACCTTGATCAAAGGTGCTGGTAGACAATATCTGATATATCCTAAAGTAGGAGAAACATGGGCTATTTTCAGAGATTGGGATAGCAAGTGGAGTTCTGATCCAAAAAAGCATAAACCCCCATATCAGTTTGACTTTGTTGAAGTATTGACTGATTTTAATGAGAATACTGGCATTGGAGTTTCCTATTTGGGCAAAGTCACAGGGTTTGTTAGCTTATTTCAGCGAGCTGCTCACAATGGGGTTCTCTCAATTTGTGTAGGACCACTAGAGCTCTGTAGATTTTCACATCGAATTCCCTCAGTCAGAATGAGTGGCAAGGAGAGGGAAGGTGTCCCTGAAGGATCTTTTGAGCTTGATCCTGCATCCCTCCCAACATACCTTCATAAGCCTGTTGATCCTAGTGATGTTAAGATTGAAAGTAAAAAGCTGGAAACTGAGGCCAATGGTTCGTGCACTAAGTCTCCTGAAGCTAAAGTGCAATCTGTCATCACTCAGCCTAAAGGAAATACATGTTCAACTGATGAGaggattgaaaaccctaagAAGCTGCAGGATGATTGTGCAATGAATGCCGCAAAAGTAAGAAAATCTCCTAGGGATTTGAGCAAGAAAAGTAATCAAGTAAATGGAAGTCAGTGCACAACCCAGGAGGACATCAAGCTTTCAGATGCTGGAAAGgatgaaaaacatataaacattGCTCAGTCTATTGGAAATGCTTCCTCGATTCAGTGCAATGAAAATCTGCCTTTGCATGTGAGGGATGTAAATTCCGCTAGTGTAATGGAGGTCTCTAATGCCTCTACACCGAGGTCTACAAGTCGAAAAATTGCTGAATTAGAATGCCATGATTTCAAGGGAGAAAAATCTGATGATAAGTTTCAGGTGGATCAGATATGGGCACTGTATAATGATAGTGATAGGATGCCTAAGATGTATGGCcaagttaacaaaattgaatcAACCCCTGTCTTCAGATTGCATGTGTCACTGCTTGAAGCTTGTGCAGTAACTGAAGATCAGTTGCGGCCTGTTTGTTGTGGGgcatttaaagttaaaaatggtaAATCCAATATTTTACTGCCGTCTGCTTTCTCTCATCAGCTAAAAGCTGAATCTGTTGGGAggaatataattgaaatataccCGAGGAAGGGTGAGGTTTGGGCAGTTTACAAGAATTGGAACTCTGAGCCAACATGTTCTAACCGGGATAAGTGTGAATGTGACATTGTTGAGGTCTTGGAAGATCATGAACAGAGCACAAAAGTGGTGGTTTTGACATGCTTTAATGGTTCTCAGTCACTCTACAGGGCTCCAAGAAGCCAAAGGACCAAAACTGGTCTTATGGAAATTCCAAGGGCTGATGTTGCTAGATTTTCTCATCAGATTCCGGCTTTTCAGCTCCCAGGGGAGAAAGACAATCAACTTAAGGGGTATTGGCAGCTCGATCCTTTGGCAATTCCTGGTATTGTAATTCTAGACTGA
- the LOC123221044 gene encoding uncharacterized protein LOC123221044 isoform X2 has protein sequence MECNKDEAMRAKQIAEAKMQKGDFSAAQKIARKAQQLFPELDNVSQMLTVCDVHCSAQNKSLGSEMDWYGVLQVEQSADEITIKKQFRKLALLLHPDKNKFSGAEAAFKLIGEAHRVLSDKTKRSVYDMKFRAVAARTSMPRPPPPPPQKQQSQRNPFIKKQHGPASKFPNGPRPQYGTANPIPKATNSQFTGSPLQNVQDAFWTCCSNCGIRYQYYRNFVNRVLRCQSCKQSFTAYDLGTQPTGFTWSQFPRQNVPSSGIQNGFPNPGPSNVASQNNSRKPSGTKVPDKSPWLHPVSNARNFAQVDLSCKIQKKIDDFVTAKEGVRMSKPDLVNGKEGAKWSKPNVVNGKEGFGMPKSNVGKHDESGASRSSSKKRKRKLAEESSESCEVDNSDEEQKVEVQETGGNLAGQNFGSGIGQRLRRSSRQKQGVSYKDDIDDDFVSPSKRPKESKQSNFRGEKVKDDCVLGGASNDYKSAVSAKENKRESKQESTFSVDENLTNKKSKSEEGEEIVDAINPSIEYPGADFTNFDTNKAENCFAVNQVWAIYDTWDGMPRFYARIKRVFSPLFKLRITWLYPDPDDENDILWCDADLPIACGKYVNGETEDTEDLLMFSHQITLIKGAGRQYLIYPKVGETWAIFRDWDSKWSSDPKKHKPPYQFDFVEVLTDFNENTGIGVSYLGKVTGFVSLFQRAAHNGVLSICVGPLELCRFSHRIPSVRMSGKEREGVPEGSFELDPASLPTYLHKPVDPSDVKIESKKLETEANGSCTKSPEAKVQSVITQPKGNTCSTDERIENPKKLQDDCAMNAAKVRKSPRDLSKKSNQVNGSQCTTQEDIKLSDAGKDEKHINIAQSIGNASSIQCNENLPLHVRDVNSASVMEVSNASTPRSTSRKIAELECHDFKGEKSDDKFQVDQIWALYNDSDRMPKMYGQVNKIESTPVFRLHVSLLEACAVTEDQLRPVCCGAFKVKNGKSNILLPSAFSHQLKAESVGRNIIEIYPRKGEVWAVYKNWNSEPTCSNRDKCECDIVEVLEDHEQSTKVVVLTCFNGSQSLYRAPRSQRTKTGLMEIPRADVARFSHQIPAFQLPGEKDNQLKGYWQLDPLAIPD, from the exons ATGGAGTGCAACAAAGATGAGGCTATGAGGGCCAAACAGATTGCAGAAGCCAAGATGCAGAAAGGAGACTTTTCAGCGGCACAAAAGATTGCTCGCAAGGCTCAACAACTCTTCCCTGAGCTTGATAATGTTTCTCAAATGTTGACAGTATGTGATGTTCACTGTTCTGCACAGAATAAAAGTTTGGGTTCAGAAATGGATTGGTATGGAGTCCTTCAGGTTGAACAGTCAGCCGATGAGATCACCATCAAGAAGCAGTTTAGAAAGCTTGCTCTTTTACTTCATCCAGATAAGAACAAATTTTCTGGTGCTGAGGCTGCTTTCAAGTTGATTGGGGAAGCACATAGGGTGCTGTCAGACAAGACAAAACGTTCTGTATATGACATGAAGTTTAGAGCAGTAGCAGCAAGAACTTCTATGCCCCGACCGCCGCCGCCGCCACCACAGAAGCAGCAGTCACAAAGGAACCCTTTTATCAAGAAACAACATGGGCCTGCAAGTAAATTTCCGAATGGTCCTCGTCCACAGTATGGGACTGCAAATCCTATCCCAAAAGCTACTAATTCACAGTTTACAGGCTCACCTCTCCAAAATGTGCAGGACGCATTCTGGACTTGCTGTTCCAATTGTGGTATAAGGTACCAATACTACAGAAATTTTGTAAATAGGGTACTACGCTGTCAAAGTTGCAAACAGTCCTTCACGGCCTATGATTTAGGTACTCAACCAACAGGATTTACCTGGAGTCAGTTCCCCCGTCAGAATGTACCAAGTTCTGGGATTCAGAATGGTTTTCCAAATCCAGGGCCTTCTAATGTGGCCTCACAAAATAACAGTAGAAAGCCTTCTGGTACAAAAGTTCCTGATAAATCTCCATGGTTACATCCAGTCTCAAATGCAAGAAATTTTGCTCAGGTTGATTTGAGTTGTAAGATCCAAAAGAAAATAGATGATTTTGTGACTGCAAAGGAAGGTGTACGAATGTCAAAGCCTGATTTAGTAAATGGAAAGGAAGGTGCCAAATGGTCCAAGCCTAATGTAGTTAATGGGAAGGAAGGTTTTGGAATGCCAAAGTCCAATGTTGGAAAGCATGATGAATCTGGAGCCTCAAGAAGTTCAAGcaagaagagaaagaggaaaTTAGCTGAAGAATCCAGTGAAAGCTGTGAGGTTGACAACAGTGATGAAGAGCAGAAGGTGGAGGTTCAAGAAACTGGTGGTAATCTTGCTGGACAAAATTTTGGATCTGGTATAGGCCAACGGCTTAGAAGATCTTCAAGGCAAAAACAAGGTGTTTCTTACAAAGATGATATAGATGATGATTTTGTGAGCCCTTCGAAGAGGCCAAAGGAGAGCAAACAATCCAATTTCAGGGGAGAGAAGGTGAAAGACGATTGTGTACTTGGTGGGGCATCCAATGACTATAAATCAGCTGTTTCTGCCAAGGAAAATAAGAGAGAGTCGAAACAAGAATCCACTTTTTCTGTTGACGAAaacttgacaaataaaaaaagcaaatCTGAGGAAGGCGAAGAAATTGTTGATGCAATAAATCCAAGTATCGAATATCCTGGTGCAGATTTCACCAATTTTGATACAAATAAGGCAGAAAACTGTTTTGCTGTTAATCAAGTTTGGGCTATTTATGATACATGGGACGGCATGCCAAGATTCTATGCTCGGATCAAGAGAGTTTTTTCACCTCTGTTCAAGCTACGGATTACTTGGCTCTATCCTGATCCtgatgatgaaaatgatattCTTTGGTGTGATGCTGATCTGCCGATTGCCTGTGGTAAGTATGTAAATGGGGAGACTGAAGACACTGAAGATCTTCTAATGTTTTCTCATCAGATAACCTTGATCAAAGGTGCTGGTAGACAATATCTGATATATCCTAAAGTAGGAGAAACATGGGCTATTTTCAGAGATTGGGATAGCAAGTGGAGTTCTGATCCAAAAAAGCATAAACCCCCATATCAGTTTGACTTTGTTGAAGTATTGACTGATTTTAATGAGAATACTGGCATTGGAGTTTCCTATTTGGGCAAAGTCACAGGGTTTGTTAGCTTATTTCAGCGAGCTGCTCACAATGGGGTTCTCTCAATTTGTGTAGGACCACTAGAGCTCTGTAGATTTTCACATCGAATTCCCTCAGTCAGAATGAGTGGCAAGGAGAGGGAAGGTGTCCCTGAAGGATCTTTTGAGCTTGATCCTGCATCCCTCCCAACATACCTTCATAAGCCTGTTGATCCTAGTGATGTTAAGATTGAAAGTAAAAAGCTGGAAACTGAGGCCAATGGTTCGTGCACTAAGTCTCCTGAAGCTAAAGTGCAATCTGTCATCACTCAGCCTAAAGGAAATACATGTTCAACTGATGAGaggattgaaaaccctaagAAGCTGCAGGATGATTGTGCAATGAATGCCGCAAAAGTAAGAAAATCTCCTAGGGATTTGAGCAAGAAAAGTAATCAAGTAAATGGAAGTCAGTGCACAACCCAGGAGGACATCAAGCTTTCAGATGCTGGAAAGgatgaaaaacatataaacattGCTCAGTCTATTGGAAATGCTTCCTCGATTCAGTGCAATGAAAATCTGCCTTTGCATGTGAGGGATGTAAATTCCGCTAGTGTAATGGAGGTCTCTAATGCCTCTACACCGAGGTCTACAAGTCGAAAAATTGCTGAATTAGAATGCCATGATTTCAAGGGAGAAAAATCTGATGATAAGTTTCAGGTGGATCAGATATGGGCACTGTATAATGATAGTGATAGGATGCCTAAGATGTATGGCcaagttaacaaaattgaatcAACCCCTGTCTTCAGATTGCATGTGTCACTGCTTGAAGCTTGTGCAGTAACTGAAGATCAGTTGCGGCCTGTTTGTTGTGGGgcatttaaagttaaaaatggtaAATCCAATATTTTACTGCCGTCTGCTTTCTCTCATCAGCTAAAAGCTGAATCTGTTGGGAggaatataattgaaatataccCGAGGAAGGGTGAGGTTTGGGCAGTTTACAAGAATTGGAACTCTGAGCCAACATGTTCTAACCGGGATAAGTGTGAATGTGACATTGTTGAGGTCTTGGAAGATCATGAACAGAGCACAAAAGTGGTGGTTTTGACATGCTTTAATGGTTCTCAGTCACTCTACAGGGCTCCAAGAAGCCAAAGGACCAAAACTGGTCTTATGGAAATTCCAAGGGCTGATGTTGCTAGATTTTCTCATCAGATTCCGGCTTTTCAGCTCCCAGGGGAGAAAGACAATCAACTTAAGGGGTATTGGCAGCTCGATCCTTTGGCAATTCCTG ATTAA
- the LOC123221045 gene encoding gibberellin-regulated protein 12-like, with the protein MARLSLFLVSFLLLLSFVFAKEAYIRPNGGEGSLKPEECAAACDYRCSATSHRKPCLFFCNKCCQKCLCVPSGTSGNKGECPCYDNWKTKEGGPKCP; encoded by the exons ATGGCAAGGCTCTCCTTATTTTTggtttcctttcttcttctccttagCTTTGTCTTTGCCAAAGAAGCCTATATTCGCCCa AACGGCGGGGAAGGATCGCTGAAGCCTgaag AGTGTGCAGCGGCTTGTGACTACAGGTGCTCGGCAACTTCACACAGAAAGCCGTGCTTGTTCTTCTGCAACAAGTGTTGCCAAAAGTGCCTCTGTGTTCCTTCTGGCACTTCTGGGAACAAAGGGGAATGTCCTTGCTACGATAACTGGAAAACCAAGGAAGGTGGACCCAAGTGTCCTTGA